Part of the Paenibacillus sp. YPG26 genome, ACTGATGTTGGCATTATTGAATTCAGCCGCAACCTCGCTCAACCAGCCATCAACGCCAGTTCCCGACTTCTCGGTTGAAGAGAAGATTTCAACAAAGTTGTCCGTGGAGTTATCCACCGTTACCGGGTATTTTGAAATATCCGGAAGTGACTCGCCGACATCAGCCGGATTGAGGTCAATCTGACCCTTCACTGGCTCAGCGTTTGCAATGGAAAGGCCTGAATACAGCTTGCTTAGATCTTTGGATGCATCTTCGGAAGCCACTTGTGTAGTGGTCTTTCCTAAATTCGAGGTCAATTTAATACCGAAATAGACCAGCGCGAAGACAACGATTAGAATTAATGCTGAGATCATAAAGAACCTGCTCTTTTTTGCCATACTGCACCTCTCACTGTTTATAATATTTGGTCTGCTTAATTAATGAATCGATCTCCTGCATACACGGCATATTCTCGATGTCCCCAGAATCAATACTATCTAACCGTGAAATTTCAAGTAGAAGCTTATCCAGCTTCAGGATAATCTCTTCGTTCGTCTCTAGAGAATCCTGCATGAATATGAGGAAGTCATTATAGACGTGCATCTTCTCCTTAAGAAGCTCAGGCGAGAACTTAGCCCCTTTCTGGCTCATTACCCGCTCGAACTCAGACTCATCAAACACATGAAGTCTGTTCAGGATACTTCTGATATTCAGGAAAAATAACTTCTCGACTTCATTAGTTACGGAAGCGAACTTCTTGAAGCTTAGCTCCTCCTGATCAAACCTCTGAGCCAGAACGTTGAAAATCATGGCTTTCTTCTTCCTGATTCGTTCCATCTGCTCCAAGGTTAGGTTAATATCAGCCAGTAGAGGTCTGACACGGCGGAAATGACTTATAGCTTCTACATAATCATCGTGTGTCTTGATTTGTGGTACAGGAAGCGGAGCAGGCTGACTGAATAGTAAAGTATAACTCCCGTAAAACAGGCCGAGCGCACTCCCGACCAATAAAGTTACCCCTAGTGCTGTTGACAACGCGCTGCCACCGATCTCAAGCCCTATGAATCCGGGAGATAGCACGATTATATTCAGACCTATTACTCCTAGTATCAAACCTAACAGCTTTATGTACTTAGTCACGCCCAACAACTGTAACCTCCTCTGCCACTGCCAGGAATTTCAGTAAGTAGATACCTTCTAACTTACAGGAAAATTGTACCACATGTTAACAGTTTAGTGCGGATCTGTGGCGAGATTGAAATAAAATAAGAAAGAGCCCTCGAACTAACGAGAGCACAAAGACCCGGATGCATCGGTATCATTACCTTGCATCCGGGATACTGATCCATTTTTCACTTTCTAGACTTTGACCTCGGCCTTCTGACCTTCGATTTCAGTGACCCGCAGCTGGACTCCCTTACGGATATTAGAGACCGACTGTGCCAAGGCCCGCGGATGTGCACCTTCCAAATCCAAAGTGGATACAAAGCTCATAGCATTCAGATGAGGGTTACTGCTAACTAGAGTTCCGCGCGGAATTTCTGTCTCCGTACGGATAAGAACGCCATCATCCAGAAGATGATTCAGCTTCTCATAACCGGAATAGTGGTATTTGAGCGCGGGATCTAAGGGATTATCCTCCAAATAAATACGCATATTACAGCGTGCCTTACTCGAGGCTTGCAGCAAATGGTCCGGCAGATCCGGTGAACTTCCATAGAGCAGGACTTCAGCCCATATCCGGGTCATATCAAGACCGTACACATCGTTAATCTGCGGGATGATGTTCCATCCTCCGAAGCGTGCTGCTGTTTCTATGATCCCTACCTGCCTGTTCTTCATCAGCTTGACCTCTGTATGTGTCGGGCAATTCTCAAGCCCCAGGCTTTCATTGGCTTTGCGGCAAGCCTCCACTATGATGCTCTGTGCTTCGTTATCCAGAACACTCGGAACAAGATGTGAGGTCTCTGTAAATGAAGAAAGCATGGGCGTCTTATCCGTAATGGCTACAGGATGATATACTCCATTTACCATCATTCCCTCTACGGAGACATAGTCTGCATAGAGCTCATCTCCGTACCAATCCGCATTGCAGCCCTCCATGTACTTTTCTACCAGGAACAAGCATTCTTCATTGAACAGGAGTGAGTCCCCCGTGTTCTCCTGAATGTCCCGCTGAACTTCCCGGAATACTTCAACGGGGCTGCGGCTTCCATCCAGGAGGGTAACCCCGATAGAGCAGGCCAGATATGTCGGCTTGAGCACCAAGGGATAGCCAAGCTCACTGACAGCTGCAAGCATATCTCCCTCAGAATATATTGCGCGGAAATCCGGCGATGGAACCCCGGCACTACGAAATCTATCCCTCATAGTATATTTATTCCGGGCCCGGCGTGCGGCCTCCACCCCTGCTGAGCGCAATCCAAGGGCTTCGGCCGCCTTCGCAACGGACAGTACCATGTTCTCCGCCCCGCCGAATATAATGGCTTCCGCTTCGAATATTTGCGCATAGCGAATAATTTGGTCCACGATTTCATCTTCCGTTAGTGTATAAGCTTCGGCCCCCGTGAATGTCACCCACTCGGGATGGTCATATCCTCGGGAACTATGCGCGGAGCTTTCTTTTATGATTCCAGCAGCATAACGGTTAATGGAAGACATATATCTGCTTGTCACCGCGCTCGGCCGGGGAATATAAACGTACACGTTGGCGATCTTAGCCAGTGATTCCAGAGCTGGCGGAAATCCTCCCAGGTCACTGACTAGCAAAATATTTTTCATATGAGAGTCTCTCCTTCATTAAGGAATGTGATCATAGGCGAGTGAGAATTTGCAGGCGAATTATACTGATGAAGGCTCTAATGGCTTGGCCTCAATATGGAATATCTCAATCGCTTTGTGAATTGCAGCTTCAACCTCCGCTTCGCTATTTCCCCGGAACATGTATCTCCCGCTGATATGGTAATACGAGCCTTGTCCGTCCATAATTTCTCCAGGCTTTGGAATTTGCTCATGGAATATCTCCGGGATCAAGCCTTTGATGCTGGTTACGTGAACCACTTCTGCCGGAACGCAAGGAGGCTCCGGGAACTGCAGCAGGCCGCCATGAACCCCCGTCTCGGGAACCGATAATTTCTCGAAGGTCCCAAGTTCGATACGGATCCATTCTTCACACAAATTAACCCCGTATAATTCGAGTGTTAGGAAAGGGGTCTCCGCGCCTCCCATCCGTGCCCCGATCTCAAGAAATACCGCTTCCTGCCCATTTCGGTCGATGACCTCCAGATGAAAGCACCCATTACGGAGTTCAAGGGACCGCAGAACCTCTTCCGTAAAGCTCGTCATCCGGTTCCTTAAGTCCAGCCTGTCCGTCACAATAAACGAACCATTGGGCATCCCTTGAGAAAAAGCAAAGCACCCGTTCACATATTGTGATATGGCTATAAATTGCAGCTCGCCCTGCTGAATTAATCCGTCGATATGGAAGATTGGCCCCGTTACGAACTCTTCACACTGGAAGCTCGCGGCTTCGTTCGCCTTATCAATATCAGCAAGGATCTCTTCCAGCTCCGCCCGATTATGGGCTTTGCTCACTCCCTTGCTTGCAGCACCGAGCTTAGGCTTAAGTATAATTGGATAGCCGGTATCTTCAGCGAAAGATATGGCCTCCTCCGGCGTCTGATAGTCCAGAAACTTAGGAATCCGCAGGCCATCCCTCTGGAGCCTCTCTTTCATGACAATTTTATCTCGATACAAGGAGATCTTCTCTTCGGAAGTACCCGGAATGTTGAATCTCGTCCGCAATTTAGCCGCGTTAATCAGGTCAAATTCAGACATAGCAATAATCAGATCAACTTGACCATACTCTTCCACTGTAGTCTGCATTGCTGCTTCCAACGACGGGTAATCTTCGATATCAGACAGTTCATGAACACCGGCCGCCTGTTCCCTGTATTCACGAATATCCTGATGTCCTCTGGCATTGACCAGATACACTACCCGATTCAAGCTGTGATCAATGACACGGGCATAGTTAACAAACCCGCCAAGAACATAGTCCCCGAAACGGTGAATCACGACGATCACTTTGCCTTCCTTCATGTAGATACCTCCGTTAATCTGATTAGTTGGTCTTCCATTTCTCACAGACCTGATGATCGATCAGCAAGTGTCGATTGTCTTCCAGGACGGGCAGATAAAATAATTGCACCCATGACGATCACCATGCCCAGCAGATGATTCCAGCCCATCGGTTCATGCAGCAGAAGGCTTGACAGTACAAGCGAAGATACAGCTATTAGCCCAGTAAAGGATGCCGAAGTACTCGTGGGTACTGCCGAAACGCCGTAATACCAAAGCACAAAACCTATTACAGTTACGACAACAGCCAAATAGACAAGGCTAAGCCAATCCCTTGCTGCAGGAATGCTGAAATCATATATCGCTGCCTGATAGAGGCCAACCGGGAGAAACAAGACAAATCCCAAAATCGTTACATAGGTGGTTATAGCCAGGGGAGACAATGTGCTTGATAGCCTTTTTCCAATGAGCGTAAAAAGTGCCTCGCTTACAACCGCTACACTCAGCAATGCATAGCCTTGCCAGGAAAATCCTTCTGGTTCAGCGGAAGAACCGGGTGCTTCCAGCAGTCGAATGATCGCTATTCCGATGACAGCAAGAAGTACACCAGACCAGGCTCTCGCCGGGATTTTGTCTTTAAACAGGATTACTGAAAGCACGGAGATTACAAGCGGTGTGGTGCTGGTTATAATCCCCCCTTCAACTGCCGGAGCCCATTTAAGACCAATCAGCAGGCAAATATTGAATAAGAAGATCCCGGTTAACGATTGCAACAGTAGAAGAAGAACCTCTCTGCCCGTAACTCTGGGTATGCCCTCCTTGAACAGAAGAATCAAGAACAAAAGAACGGATGCCAGTCCGAATCTTAATAGAGAAGCGAGAAATACAGGAAAGACCAGCGTTACCCATTTGCCCACCACGATAGAGCTGCCTACCGTGAACATGGCAAAAGACATCGCAATGTATGCTTTGAAGCTGCTTCTCATCCTGGTTCCCGCCCCTCAATTAACGTAACGCTTTATGACTTTTAACTTCTCCCTTTTATTTGGGTTTAAGTTGAGAAACTTTCCTCATTTCTAAGATTCAAGTGAGTTAAATCTTGCTTCATGACAGCCTGCTTCTGCTTTGTAAGCCACCTGAGCAGGATAACCTGAGCCGATCCGGTAACCAAAAACAAGATTCCCAGGAGCATGAACATCATAGTCCCGTTCCAAGCTGTGTAGACTAAGCCTCCAAGAACAGGACCCAGCGCCAGCGGCAGCTGCAGATGAAGTCCGTAGATGGCAAAATAGAATCCTCTCTTGCCTTCCGGAGCTATTCCCGATACTTCATTTTGCAGCTGCGGACCAATCAGCATTTCACCTATAGAAAAGATAAATTCAATCACGAACAGAAGCGCGACATAGCGTGACCAGCCATAACCGAATGCTACCACCGCATATAAGGCGTAGGAGAGGCCGATGACCCGATAAGCCAGCATGAGCTGAGTTTTCTTGGTTACCCAGAGCTGGAGTGCGATGACCATGATTCCGTTAAATGTCATTAGAGACGCTAGAATATCCGCTGAATGCTTAAAGTGGTCAGATAAATGAAAAGGAAAAATTGAAATAATCAAGGCATAAATCATGCCGATTGGCATCGCAAGCAGCGTGATACCATAGAGCAATTTATGATCGTACCAACGTCCCGAGGTTCTTATTGCAGGCTCAGGTTGCGCTGCAGCAGGCACCCGGTTAACAGACTCTGGTACTTTCCATAATACTAAC contains:
- a CDS encoding ATP-grasp domain-containing protein, which gives rise to MKNILLVSDLGGFPPALESLAKIANVYVYIPRPSAVTSRYMSSINRYAAGIIKESSAHSSRGYDHPEWVTFTGAEAYTLTEDEIVDQIIRYAQIFEAEAIIFGGAENMVLSVAKAAEALGLRSAGVEAARRARNKYTMRDRFRSAGVPSPDFRAIYSEGDMLAAVSELGYPLVLKPTYLACSIGVTLLDGSRSPVEVFREVQRDIQENTGDSLLFNEECLFLVEKYMEGCNADWYGDELYADYVSVEGMMVNGVYHPVAITDKTPMLSSFTETSHLVPSVLDNEAQSIIVEACRKANESLGLENCPTHTEVKLMKNRQVGIIETAARFGGWNIIPQINDVYGLDMTRIWAEVLLYGSSPDLPDHLLQASSKARCNMRIYLEDNPLDPALKYHYSGYEKLNHLLDDGVLIRTETEIPRGTLVSSNPHLNAMSFVSTLDLEGAHPRALAQSVSNIRKGVQLRVTEIEGQKAEVKV
- a CDS encoding ATP-grasp domain-containing protein, giving the protein MKEGKVIVVIHRFGDYVLGGFVNYARVIDHSLNRVVYLVNARGHQDIREYREQAAGVHELSDIEDYPSLEAAMQTTVEEYGQVDLIIAMSEFDLINAAKLRTRFNIPGTSEEKISLYRDKIVMKERLQRDGLRIPKFLDYQTPEEAISFAEDTGYPIILKPKLGAASKGVSKAHNRAELEEILADIDKANEAASFQCEEFVTGPIFHIDGLIQQGELQFIAISQYVNGCFAFSQGMPNGSFIVTDRLDLRNRMTSFTEEVLRSLELRNGCFHLEVIDRNGQEAVFLEIGARMGGAETPFLTLELYGVNLCEEWIRIELGTFEKLSVPETGVHGGLLQFPEPPCVPAEVVHVTSIKGLIPEIFHEQIPKPGEIMDGQGSYYHISGRYMFRGNSEAEVEAAIHKAIEIFHIEAKPLEPSSV
- a CDS encoding DMT family transporter, which gives rise to MRSSFKAYIAMSFAMFTVGSSIVVGKWVTLVFPVFLASLLRFGLASVLLFLILLFKEGIPRVTGREVLLLLLQSLTGIFLFNICLLIGLKWAPAVEGGIITSTTPLVISVLSVILFKDKIPARAWSGVLLAVIGIAIIRLLEAPGSSAEPEGFSWQGYALLSVAVVSEALFTLIGKRLSSTLSPLAITTYVTILGFVLFLPVGLYQAAIYDFSIPAARDWLSLVYLAVVVTVIGFVLWYYGVSAVPTSTSASFTGLIAVSSLVLSSLLLHEPMGWNHLLGMVIVMGAIILSARPGRQSTLADRSSGL
- a CDS encoding MFS transporter, with protein sequence MSASNKQPSIMRRYDLAIWIRIFGNALNAMTTFIIRPFLAIYLYDKLGGSLVSAMLVIGLQPFAGMLTGIFGGGLSDRFGRKPVMIIALLIQILGLGAYTLADHVWAFAVITAVMGVGSALFNPAANAMISDVVDPKQQTEVFALLHTASNVGAAFGPVIGLLLFQWDSTLVFITNAVILLGYLLLVLWKVPESVNRVPAAAQPEPAIRTSGRWYDHKLLYGITLLAMPIGMIYALIISIFPFHLSDHFKHSADILASLMTFNGIMVIALQLWVTKKTQLMLAYRVIGLSYALYAVVAFGYGWSRYVALLFVIEFIFSIGEMLIGPQLQNEVSGIAPEGKRGFYFAIYGLHLQLPLALGPVLGGLVYTAWNGTMMFMLLGILFLVTGSAQVILLRWLTKQKQAVMKQDLTHLNLRNEESFST